A single Pygocentrus nattereri isolate fPygNat1 chromosome 28, fPygNat1.pri, whole genome shotgun sequence DNA region contains:
- the ampd2b gene encoding AMP deaminase 2 isoform X2 produces the protein MDGKYKEIAEELFSRSLAESEMRSAPYEFPEDSPIEQLEERRQRLERQISQDVKFEPDILLRAKQEFMKTDSATDLEYLKEQNQVPTDMYPERELIPEREYQRVAISGEEKCGVPFTDLLDAAKCVVKALFIREKYMALSLQSFCRTTARYLHELGDRPLDLNVYEEVPETAVTADATVHPPVSETHPYEGLDPASLPPDMGYSCKMMDGVVHVYTHKSNMEKATELDLPYPDLQEYIVDMNVMMALIINGPVKSFCYRRLQYLSSKFQMHILLNEMKELAAQKKVPHRDFYNIRKVDTHIHASSCMNQKHLLRFIKRAMKKYPKEIVHVEKGREQTLMEVFESMNLTAFDLSVDTLDMHADRNTFHRFDKFNAKYNPIGESILREIFIKTDNHIEGKYFGHIIKEVMADLEESKYQNVELRLSIYGRSRDEWDKLAQWAVKHQVYSDNVRWLVQVPRLFDVYHTKKQLCNFQEMLENIFLPLFEVTINPRTHPELHLFLQHVVGFDSVDDESKPEQHIFNLDSPLPANWIEEDNPPYSYYLYYMYVNMTVLNHLRRRRNFNTFVLRPHCGEAGPIHHLVSGFMLSENICHGLLLRKAPVLQYLYYLAQIGIAMSPLSNNSLFLSYHRNPLPEYLSRGLMVSLSTDDPLQFHFTKEPLMEEYSIATQVWKLSSCDMCELARNSVLMSGFSHKVKSYWLGPSYIKEGPEGNDIRRTNVPDIRVAYRFETMCEELNLITQAVSSEELETIEEEGSLCMSAVPSEQ, from the exons gAGCTGTTCTCGCGCAGTCTGGCGGAGAGTGAAATGCGCAGCGCTCCGTATGAGTTTCCTGAGGACAGTCCTATAGAGCAGCTGGAGGAGCGCAGACAACGACTGGAGCGACAGATCAGCCAGGATGTGAA GTTTGAGCCTGACATCCTCCTGCGAGCCAAGCAGGAGTTTATGAAGACAGACAGTGCCACGGATCTGGA gtACCTGAAGGAGCAGAACCAGGTGCCCACTGATATGTACCCAGAACGAGAGCTCATACCAGAGAGAGAATATCAGAGAGTCGCCATCTCCGGAGAGGAGAAATgtgga GTTCCCTTCACAGACCTGCTGGATGCTGCTAAGTGTGTGGTGAAGGCTCTGTTCATCAGAGAGAAGTACATGGCTCTGTCTTTACAGAGTTTCTGCAGGACCACAGCGCGGTACCTGCATGAGCTGGGCGACAGGCCGCTGGACCTTAACGTGTATGAGGAGGTGCCTGAGACCGCCGTAACTGCAG ATGCTACAGTCCACCCTCCTGTATCAGAGACGCACCCTTATGAGGGCTTAGACCCTGCTAGCCTACCTCCAGACATGGGCTACAGCTGCAAGATGATGGATGGTGTTGTACATGTGTACACTCACAAAAGCAACATGGAGAA GGCCACGGAGCTGGATCTACCCTACCCTGACCTGCAGGAGTATATCGTTGACATGAACGTCATGATGGCCCTCATCATTAATGGACCAGT GAAATCTTTCTGCTACCGTCGCctgcagtacctgagctcaaaGTTTCAGATGCACATCCTCTTAAATGAGATGAAGGAACTGGCAGCGCAGAAGAAGGTTCCTCACAGAGACTTCTACAATATACGCAAG GTGGACACTCATATCCATGCTTCATCTTGCATGAATCAGAAGCACCTGCTGCGCTTTATTAAGAGAGCCATGAAGAAGTACCCTAAGGAGATTGTCCATGTGGAGAAAGGACGAGAACAGACGCTGATGGAAGTCTTTGAGAGCATGAACCTCACGGCCTTTGACCTCAGCGTGGACACACTGGACATGCATGCA GATCGCAACACTTTCCATCGCTTTGACAAATTCAATgccaaatacaaccccattgGAGAGTCGATCCTCCGAGAGATCTTCATCAAAACAGACAACCATATCGAAGGGAAATACTTTGGACATATTATCAAG GAGGTGATGGCAGACCTTGAGGAAAGTAAATATCAAAATGTTGAGCTACGTCTCTCCATTTATGGCCGCTCAAGGGACGAGTGGGATAAACTGGCCCAGTGGGCAGTCAAACACCAGGTCTACTCCGACAACGTCCGCTGGCTTGTCCAGGTGCCTCGGCTATT TGATGTCTaccacacaaaaaaacagctctGCAATTTCCAGGAGATGCTGGAGAACATATTTCTGCCCCTGTTTGAAGTAACTATCAACCCTCGTACCCACCCAGAGTTGCACCTCTTCCTGCAGCAT GTGGTTGGCTTTGACAGCGTGGATGACGAGTCCAAACCAGAGCAGCACATCTTTAACCTGGACAGTCCTCTACCTGCCAACTGGATAGAGGAGGATAATCCTCCTTACTCCTACTATCTGTACTACATGTACGTCAACATGACTGTGCTCAACCACCTGCGCAG GAGAAGGAACTTTAACACGTTTGTGCTGAGGCCACACTGTGGTGAGGCAGGACCCATCCACCATCTGGTGTCCGGCTTCATGCTCTCTGAGAACATCTGTCATGGGCTGCTGCTCAGGAAG GCTCCAGTGCTACAGTATCTGTATTATCTGGCTCAGATTGGCATTGCCATGTCTCCTCTCAGCAATAACAGCCTGTTTCTCAGCTACCATCGTAACCCGCTGCCTGAGTACCTGTCCAGAGGCCTCATGGTTTCCTTATCTACTGAtgaccctctgcagttccacttCACAAAG GAGCCGCTGATGGAGGAATACAGCATAGCCACTCAGGTGTGGAAGCTCAGTTCATGTGATATGTGTGAACTGGCCAGAAACAGCGTCCTCATGAGTGGTTTCTCTCACAAG GTGAAGAGTTACTGGCTTGGCCCCAGCTACATCAAAGAAGGCCCGGAAGGGAACGACATCCGCAGGACCAATGTGCCGGACATTCGCGTGGCCTACCGTTTCGAGACAATGTGTGAGGAGCTGAATCTGATCACACAGGCAGTAAGTAGCGAGGAGCTGGAGACTATTGAGGAGGAAGGCTCTCTGTGCATGAGCGCAGTGCCGAGTGAACAGTAG
- the LOC108442255 gene encoding glutathione S-transferase Mu 3-like, whose translation MAMKLAYWDIRGLAQPIRLLLEYTGTKYEEKVYSCGEAPNYDKSCWFEEKAKLQMDFPNLPYLEDGDRKIVQSNAIMRYIARKHNLCGETEDEKIRVDILENQAMDFRNGFVILCYREYDTNKQAYLGALPGTLKQFSNFLGERKWFAGDKITFVDFIMYELLDQHRMFESKCLDDFKNLKDLLDRFEALEKISAYIKSSKFMKTPVNNKMAKWGNKKE comes from the exons ATGGCGATGAAATTGGCTTACTGGGATATTCGAGGG CTCGCCCAGCCCATCCGTCTGTTGCTGGAGTACACAGGCACCAAGTATGAGGAAAAAGTCTACTCCTGTGGAGAAG CTCCCAATTATGACAAAAGCTGCTGGTTTGAAGAGAAGGCCAAACTCCAAATGGACTTCCCTAAT TTGCCCTACCTTGAAGATGGCGACAGGAAGATTGTACAGAGCAACGCCATAATGAGATACATTGCCCGCAAGCACAACCTCT GTGGAGAGACAGAAGATGAGAAAATCCGAGTGGATATCCTGGAGAATCAGGCGATGGATTTTCGCAATGGTTTTGTCATCCTCTGCTATAGGGAATAT GACACTAATAAGCAAGCATACCTGGGGGCACTGCCTGGTACTCTTAAGCAGTTCTCTAACTTCCTGGGAGAGAGGAAGTGGTTTGCTGGtgacaag ATCACATTTGTGGACTTCATCATGTACGAGCTGTTGGACCAGCATCGCATGTTTGAGTCAAAGTGCCTGGACGACTTCAAGAACCTAAAAGATTTGCTGGACCGATTTGAG gCCCTTGAGAAGATATCTGCTTACATCAAGTCGAGTAAGTTTATGAAGACGCCAGTGAACAACAAGATGGCTAAATGGGGCAACAAGAAGGAGTGA
- the ampd2b gene encoding AMP deaminase 2 isoform X1, with amino-acid sequence MSSKLPPGKQKPTSPFRKRGSLQYTASADLRGGRHLLTSQYSLPGIPVSKHGPIDLRTSMDGKYKEIAEELFSRSLAESEMRSAPYEFPEDSPIEQLEERRQRLERQISQDVKFEPDILLRAKQEFMKTDSATDLEYLKEQNQVPTDMYPERELIPEREYQRVAISGEEKCGVPFTDLLDAAKCVVKALFIREKYMALSLQSFCRTTARYLHELGDRPLDLNVYEEVPETAVTADATVHPPVSETHPYEGLDPASLPPDMGYSCKMMDGVVHVYTHKSNMEKATELDLPYPDLQEYIVDMNVMMALIINGPVKSFCYRRLQYLSSKFQMHILLNEMKELAAQKKVPHRDFYNIRKVDTHIHASSCMNQKHLLRFIKRAMKKYPKEIVHVEKGREQTLMEVFESMNLTAFDLSVDTLDMHADRNTFHRFDKFNAKYNPIGESILREIFIKTDNHIEGKYFGHIIKEVMADLEESKYQNVELRLSIYGRSRDEWDKLAQWAVKHQVYSDNVRWLVQVPRLFDVYHTKKQLCNFQEMLENIFLPLFEVTINPRTHPELHLFLQHVVGFDSVDDESKPEQHIFNLDSPLPANWIEEDNPPYSYYLYYMYVNMTVLNHLRRRRNFNTFVLRPHCGEAGPIHHLVSGFMLSENICHGLLLRKAPVLQYLYYLAQIGIAMSPLSNNSLFLSYHRNPLPEYLSRGLMVSLSTDDPLQFHFTKEPLMEEYSIATQVWKLSSCDMCELARNSVLMSGFSHKVKSYWLGPSYIKEGPEGNDIRRTNVPDIRVAYRFETMCEELNLITQAVSSEELETIEEEGSLCMSAVPSEQ; translated from the exons gAGCTGTTCTCGCGCAGTCTGGCGGAGAGTGAAATGCGCAGCGCTCCGTATGAGTTTCCTGAGGACAGTCCTATAGAGCAGCTGGAGGAGCGCAGACAACGACTGGAGCGACAGATCAGCCAGGATGTGAA GTTTGAGCCTGACATCCTCCTGCGAGCCAAGCAGGAGTTTATGAAGACAGACAGTGCCACGGATCTGGA gtACCTGAAGGAGCAGAACCAGGTGCCCACTGATATGTACCCAGAACGAGAGCTCATACCAGAGAGAGAATATCAGAGAGTCGCCATCTCCGGAGAGGAGAAATgtgga GTTCCCTTCACAGACCTGCTGGATGCTGCTAAGTGTGTGGTGAAGGCTCTGTTCATCAGAGAGAAGTACATGGCTCTGTCTTTACAGAGTTTCTGCAGGACCACAGCGCGGTACCTGCATGAGCTGGGCGACAGGCCGCTGGACCTTAACGTGTATGAGGAGGTGCCTGAGACCGCCGTAACTGCAG ATGCTACAGTCCACCCTCCTGTATCAGAGACGCACCCTTATGAGGGCTTAGACCCTGCTAGCCTACCTCCAGACATGGGCTACAGCTGCAAGATGATGGATGGTGTTGTACATGTGTACACTCACAAAAGCAACATGGAGAA GGCCACGGAGCTGGATCTACCCTACCCTGACCTGCAGGAGTATATCGTTGACATGAACGTCATGATGGCCCTCATCATTAATGGACCAGT GAAATCTTTCTGCTACCGTCGCctgcagtacctgagctcaaaGTTTCAGATGCACATCCTCTTAAATGAGATGAAGGAACTGGCAGCGCAGAAGAAGGTTCCTCACAGAGACTTCTACAATATACGCAAG GTGGACACTCATATCCATGCTTCATCTTGCATGAATCAGAAGCACCTGCTGCGCTTTATTAAGAGAGCCATGAAGAAGTACCCTAAGGAGATTGTCCATGTGGAGAAAGGACGAGAACAGACGCTGATGGAAGTCTTTGAGAGCATGAACCTCACGGCCTTTGACCTCAGCGTGGACACACTGGACATGCATGCA GATCGCAACACTTTCCATCGCTTTGACAAATTCAATgccaaatacaaccccattgGAGAGTCGATCCTCCGAGAGATCTTCATCAAAACAGACAACCATATCGAAGGGAAATACTTTGGACATATTATCAAG GAGGTGATGGCAGACCTTGAGGAAAGTAAATATCAAAATGTTGAGCTACGTCTCTCCATTTATGGCCGCTCAAGGGACGAGTGGGATAAACTGGCCCAGTGGGCAGTCAAACACCAGGTCTACTCCGACAACGTCCGCTGGCTTGTCCAGGTGCCTCGGCTATT TGATGTCTaccacacaaaaaaacagctctGCAATTTCCAGGAGATGCTGGAGAACATATTTCTGCCCCTGTTTGAAGTAACTATCAACCCTCGTACCCACCCAGAGTTGCACCTCTTCCTGCAGCAT GTGGTTGGCTTTGACAGCGTGGATGACGAGTCCAAACCAGAGCAGCACATCTTTAACCTGGACAGTCCTCTACCTGCCAACTGGATAGAGGAGGATAATCCTCCTTACTCCTACTATCTGTACTACATGTACGTCAACATGACTGTGCTCAACCACCTGCGCAG GAGAAGGAACTTTAACACGTTTGTGCTGAGGCCACACTGTGGTGAGGCAGGACCCATCCACCATCTGGTGTCCGGCTTCATGCTCTCTGAGAACATCTGTCATGGGCTGCTGCTCAGGAAG GCTCCAGTGCTACAGTATCTGTATTATCTGGCTCAGATTGGCATTGCCATGTCTCCTCTCAGCAATAACAGCCTGTTTCTCAGCTACCATCGTAACCCGCTGCCTGAGTACCTGTCCAGAGGCCTCATGGTTTCCTTATCTACTGAtgaccctctgcagttccacttCACAAAG GAGCCGCTGATGGAGGAATACAGCATAGCCACTCAGGTGTGGAAGCTCAGTTCATGTGATATGTGTGAACTGGCCAGAAACAGCGTCCTCATGAGTGGTTTCTCTCACAAG GTGAAGAGTTACTGGCTTGGCCCCAGCTACATCAAAGAAGGCCCGGAAGGGAACGACATCCGCAGGACCAATGTGCCGGACATTCGCGTGGCCTACCGTTTCGAGACAATGTGTGAGGAGCTGAATCTGATCACACAGGCAGTAAGTAGCGAGGAGCTGGAGACTATTGAGGAGGAAGGCTCTCTGTGCATGAGCGCAGTGCCGAGTGAACAGTAG